A single window of Usitatibacter rugosus DNA harbors:
- a CDS encoding DUF3299 domain-containing protein, producing MTTMPRTLAAFLALLAFAGVAVCAPPAESKLPTAAEYMSQPGNDPSPPGTLSWQVLAQVKTVQRADKSFGPEYTKEIKALDRKDVKLYGFMMPLDQSAKQKRFLLTPFPPHCSFCTPGGPEAIIEVIADKAFDFTYEPIVVSGTLAVLDDDIVYYRVNHAVPSKP from the coding sequence ATGACAACGATGCCGCGCACGCTCGCCGCCTTCCTCGCCCTCCTCGCCTTCGCGGGTGTCGCCGTTTGCGCGCCGCCGGCGGAGAGCAAGCTGCCCACCGCCGCCGAGTACATGAGCCAGCCCGGCAACGATCCGTCGCCGCCCGGCACGCTCTCGTGGCAGGTCCTGGCCCAGGTGAAGACCGTGCAGCGCGCCGACAAGTCCTTCGGTCCCGAGTACACGAAGGAGATCAAGGCCCTCGACCGGAAGGACGTGAAGCTCTACGGCTTCATGATGCCGCTCGACCAGTCGGCCAAGCAGAAGCGCTTCCTGCTCACGCCCTTCCCGCCGCATTGCTCGTTCTGCACGCCCGGTGGGCCCGAGGCGATCATCGAGGTGATCGCGGACAAGGCGTTCGATTTCACGTACGAGCCCATCGTCGTGTCCGGCACGCTCGCGGTCCTCGACGACGACATCGTCTACTACCGCGTGAACCATGCCGTCCCGTCCAAACCCTGA
- the xerC gene encoding tyrosine recombinase XerC: MSRKPPASALERYLAHLVNERRLSAHTVAAYARDNASLAMLAGERDLDSLTPPDIRRFIATLHSKGLAPRSLGRTLSSWRGFYEWRIREKAVAANPCAGVRSPKMAKPLPGMLSPEDAIRLVTHDEPDSPFAVRDRALFELIYSSGLRVSEITGADVDAIDLDEAQVRVLGKGSKTRIVPVGQGALDALARWLPERSKRAAPGEAALFVDAKGKRITPRQVQTLIKARAAAAGLDMDVHPHMLRHSFASHVLQSSGDLRAVQEMLGHASIASTQVYTHLDFQHLAKVYDAAHPRARKKAK, from the coding sequence GTGAGCCGGAAGCCACCCGCTAGCGCCCTCGAGCGCTACCTCGCGCACCTCGTGAACGAGCGCCGGCTGTCGGCGCACACCGTCGCCGCGTACGCCCGCGACAATGCATCGCTCGCGATGCTGGCCGGCGAACGCGACCTGGACAGCCTCACCCCGCCCGACATCCGCCGCTTCATCGCGACGCTGCACTCGAAGGGCCTCGCGCCCCGCTCGCTCGGAAGGACGCTTTCCAGCTGGCGCGGCTTCTACGAGTGGCGGATCCGCGAGAAGGCGGTCGCAGCGAATCCCTGCGCCGGCGTCCGATCGCCGAAGATGGCGAAGCCGCTGCCCGGAATGCTCTCCCCGGAGGATGCCATCCGCCTCGTCACGCACGACGAGCCGGATTCGCCGTTCGCCGTGCGCGACCGCGCGCTCTTCGAGCTCATCTATTCGAGCGGCCTGCGGGTCTCGGAGATCACGGGCGCGGACGTCGATGCGATCGACCTCGACGAGGCGCAGGTCCGGGTGCTCGGCAAGGGCTCGAAGACGCGCATCGTGCCCGTGGGCCAGGGCGCCCTCGACGCCCTCGCGCGCTGGCTTCCGGAGCGCTCGAAGCGAGCCGCGCCCGGGGAGGCCGCGTTGTTCGTCGACGCGAAGGGCAAGCGCATCACGCCGCGCCAGGTGCAGACGCTGATCAAGGCACGTGCCGCGGCGGCCGGCCTCGACATGGACGTGCACCCGCACATGCTGCGCCACTCGTTCGCCTCGCACGTGCTGCAATCCTCCGGCGACCTCCGTGCGGTGCAAGAGATGCTGGGGCACGCGAGCATCGCTTCGACGCAGGTCTATACCCACCTCGACTTCCAGCACCTCGCCAAGGTCTACGACGCCGCGCATCCGCGGGCGCGCAAGAAGGCGAAGTGA
- a CDS encoding DUF484 family protein — MPTAEEVAEFLKQNPGFFENHVEILMDLQVPHPHGGRAVSIGERQLVAVREKSRLLEDKLRELIQFGEENDAVGGKVHKLACRLIEAASLDAALDTLYLDLLDHFAVPHVAVRLWNVAEENPDTKEFGPVMPEMRQFVAQMAAPYCGHHAVYESQAWFGEAAPHLKSFAMVALRRDDQAFGAIALASEDPKRFYPEMGTLYLQRIGELLSHSLWRFVTPVREPEATR, encoded by the coding sequence TTGCCCACCGCCGAAGAAGTCGCCGAATTCCTCAAGCAGAACCCCGGATTCTTCGAGAACCACGTCGAGATCCTGATGGACCTGCAGGTCCCGCACCCGCACGGCGGCCGCGCGGTGTCGATCGGCGAGCGCCAGCTCGTCGCGGTGCGCGAGAAGTCGCGGCTGCTGGAAGACAAGCTGCGCGAGCTGATCCAGTTCGGCGAGGAGAACGACGCGGTCGGCGGCAAGGTGCACAAGCTCGCCTGCCGCCTGATCGAGGCGGCGAGCCTCGACGCGGCGCTGGATACGCTCTACCTGGATCTCCTCGACCACTTCGCCGTGCCGCACGTCGCGGTGCGCCTCTGGAACGTCGCCGAGGAGAACCCGGACACCAAGGAGTTCGGCCCGGTGATGCCGGAGATGCGCCAGTTCGTGGCGCAGATGGCCGCGCCCTATTGCGGGCACCACGCGGTGTACGAGAGCCAGGCCTGGTTCGGCGAGGCTGCGCCGCACCTCAAGTCCTTCGCGATGGTGGCGCTCAGGCGCGACGACCAGGCGTTCGGCGCCATCGCGCTCGCCTCCGAGGACCCGAAGCGCTTCTACCCGGAGATGGGGACGCTCTACCTGCAGCGCATCGGCGAGCTCCTCAGCCATTCGCTGTGGCGGTTCGTGACACCCGTCCGTGAGCCGGAAGCCACCCGCTAG
- a CDS encoding ABC transporter ATP-binding protein, giving the protein MLEIRGLRHEYGGRTVLDVPSWDVAAGEASLVLGPSGSGKSTLLGVVSGLLTPTAGEVRVAGENIPALSAARRDAYRAKHVGIVLQTLHLIAVVSVRENLRLAQRLAGHAVDDARIDTVLEGLGIAALASRRARELSLGEAQRVAIARSVVNRPALLLADEPTSALDDGNCEKAIELLMSQAKACGASLVVATHDHRIRAHFARQLVL; this is encoded by the coding sequence ATGCTGGAGATCCGCGGCCTTCGACACGAATACGGGGGCCGCACCGTCCTCGACGTTCCTTCCTGGGACGTCGCCGCCGGCGAGGCGAGCCTCGTCCTCGGCCCCTCGGGCAGCGGCAAGAGCACCCTCCTCGGCGTCGTCTCGGGACTCCTCACCCCGACCGCCGGCGAGGTTCGCGTAGCCGGGGAGAACATCCCCGCACTTTCTGCCGCCCGGCGTGATGCCTATCGCGCAAAGCACGTGGGGATCGTGCTGCAAACACTGCATCTCATCGCCGTGGTCTCGGTCCGCGAGAACCTGCGCCTGGCGCAGCGCCTGGCCGGCCACGCCGTGGATGACGCGCGCATCGACACGGTGCTCGAAGGCCTCGGCATCGCCGCGCTCGCGTCGCGCCGGGCCCGCGAGCTCTCGCTCGGCGAGGCGCAGCGCGTGGCCATCGCACGCTCCGTGGTGAACCGGCCCGCGCTCCTGCTCGCCGACGAGCCCACCTCCGCGCTCGACGACGGCAACTGCGAGAAGGCGATCGAGCTGCTGATGTCGCAAGCGAAAGCGTGCGGCGCATCGCTCGTCGTCGCGACGCACGACCACCGCATCCGCGCGCACTTCGCGCGCCAGCTCGTGCTATGA
- the hslV gene encoding ATP-dependent protease subunit HslV — translation MSESGLPQYHGTTILSVRRGTEVAMGGDGQVTLGNVVVKSTARKVRRLYHDKILAGFAGATADAFTLFERFEAKLEKHQGNLMRSAVELAKDWRTDRILRRLEAMLVVADRESSLVITGNGDVLEPERGLLSIGSGGSYAQAAAMALLDSTQLPADEIVRKSLDIAAELCIYTNHNLVIEKL, via the coding sequence ATGAGCGAATCCGGGCTGCCGCAGTACCACGGGACCACCATCCTCTCCGTCCGCCGCGGGACCGAAGTCGCCATGGGCGGCGACGGCCAGGTGACCCTGGGCAACGTCGTCGTGAAGTCCACCGCCCGCAAGGTGCGCCGCCTGTACCACGACAAGATCCTCGCCGGCTTCGCGGGCGCCACGGCCGATGCCTTCACGCTCTTCGAGCGCTTCGAGGCGAAGCTGGAGAAGCACCAGGGCAACCTCATGCGCTCGGCGGTCGAGCTCGCCAAGGACTGGCGCACCGACCGGATCCTCCGCCGCCTCGAGGCGATGCTGGTCGTGGCCGACCGCGAATCCTCGCTCGTCATCACCGGCAACGGCGACGTGCTCGAGCCCGAGCGCGGGCTGCTGTCCATCGGCAGCGGCGGCAGCTACGCGCAGGCGGCGGCGATGGCGCTGCTGGACTCGACGCAGCTCCCGGCCGACGAGATCGTTCGCAAGTCGCTCGATATCGCCGCCGAGCTCTGCATCTACACCAACCACAACCTGGTGATCGAGAAGCTCTGA
- the dapF gene encoding diaminopimelate epimerase: protein MKIRFAKMQGQGNDFVVLDAVRQDIRLTPEQVRHIADRHFGVGCDQLLVVEKPRTPDTDFRYRIWNADGGEVEQCGNGSRCFAIFVRAEGLTSKSAIRVETASGVIVPEILPSGQVAVDMGAPRFAPADVPFDAREERVTYPLEVAGERIDVGVVSMGNPHAVQIVDDVDRAPVTTQGPLIEHHPAFPKRVNAGYLQVVSRNRVRLRVWERGAGETLACGTGACAAVVSGIRRGLLDAEVRVATRGGELIVRWPGDGAPVMMTGDAVRVFDGEIEIQ, encoded by the coding sequence ATGAAGATCCGCTTCGCGAAGATGCAGGGCCAGGGCAACGACTTCGTCGTGCTGGACGCCGTGCGCCAGGACATCCGCCTCACGCCCGAGCAGGTCCGCCATATCGCGGACCGCCACTTCGGTGTCGGCTGCGACCAGTTGCTCGTGGTGGAGAAGCCGCGCACGCCGGACACCGACTTCCGCTACCGCATCTGGAACGCGGATGGCGGCGAGGTGGAGCAGTGCGGCAACGGCTCGCGCTGCTTCGCGATCTTCGTGCGCGCCGAGGGCCTCACCTCGAAGTCCGCGATCCGCGTCGAGACCGCCTCGGGCGTGATCGTCCCGGAGATCCTGCCCTCGGGGCAGGTCGCCGTGGACATGGGCGCGCCGCGCTTCGCGCCGGCCGACGTGCCGTTCGACGCCCGCGAGGAGCGCGTCACGTATCCCCTCGAGGTCGCGGGCGAACGGATCGACGTCGGCGTCGTCTCGATGGGCAACCCGCATGCCGTTCAAATCGTCGACGATGTCGACCGCGCGCCGGTGACGACGCAAGGTCCCCTCATCGAACACCACCCGGCCTTCCCGAAGCGCGTGAATGCGGGCTACCTGCAGGTCGTCTCGCGCAACCGCGTGCGCCTGCGCGTGTGGGAGCGCGGCGCCGGCGAGACGCTGGCTTGCGGAACGGGCGCCTGCGCGGCCGTGGTCTCCGGCATCCGCCGCGGGCTGCTCGACGCCGAAGTGCGCGTGGCCACGCGCGGGGGCGAGCTCATCGTGCGCTGGCCCGGGGATGGCGCGCCCGTTATGATGACAGGCGATGCCGTGCGCGTTTTCGACGGCGAGATCGAGATCCAGTAA
- a CDS encoding DUF4440 domain-containing protein, translating to MKTLPALFAAALAGCAATPPAMDVPASLAAAETAFAAHSMRENMRPAFIANFADDGMTPRQPGWVRSNEFLATRPNPPIVLDWRPQYVEVAASSELGLSTGPTKLIANAKPDVANYGQYVSIWRREAGGPWKVVIDLGIGNATPMFWDLPLQAGFVQGARGALDGAALLEAEASFARQSAAGGMRGAYGSLASDRLRFYRDEGGPAVGLVAAKASSGMTGDKLAWTVERSAVAKSGDLGYAIGSYAAVSDPAKVLGYYLRVWRNEDGRWRVAMDVATPAR from the coding sequence ATGAAAACCCTTCCCGCCCTGTTCGCCGCGGCGCTCGCCGGTTGCGCCGCGACGCCGCCCGCCATGGACGTTCCCGCCTCGCTCGCCGCCGCCGAGACCGCCTTCGCCGCCCACTCGATGCGCGAGAACATGCGGCCCGCCTTCATCGCGAACTTCGCCGACGACGGCATGACGCCGCGCCAGCCCGGCTGGGTGCGCAGCAACGAGTTCCTCGCGACGCGCCCCAATCCGCCGATCGTCCTCGACTGGCGGCCGCAGTACGTGGAGGTCGCTGCCTCGAGCGAGCTCGGCCTCTCGACCGGCCCCACGAAGCTCATCGCCAACGCCAAGCCCGACGTCGCCAATTACGGCCAATACGTTTCGATCTGGCGGCGCGAGGCAGGCGGACCGTGGAAGGTGGTCATCGACCTGGGCATCGGCAACGCGACGCCGATGTTCTGGGACCTGCCGCTGCAGGCCGGGTTTGTCCAGGGCGCGCGCGGAGCGCTCGACGGCGCGGCGCTGCTCGAAGCGGAGGCCTCGTTCGCGCGCCAGTCGGCCGCGGGCGGAATGCGCGGCGCCTACGGCAGCCTCGCCTCGGATCGCCTGCGCTTCTATCGCGACGAGGGCGGGCCCGCCGTGGGTCTCGTGGCCGCGAAGGCATCGTCCGGGATGACCGGCGACAAGCTCGCGTGGACCGTGGAGCGAAGTGCCGTCGCGAAGTCCGGCGATCTCGGCTATGCGATCGGAAGCTACGCCGCGGTTTCGGACCCGGCGAAGGTCCTCGGCTACTACCTGCGCGTCTGGCGCAACGAGGATGGGCGCTGGCGTGTGGCGATGGACGTGGCGACCCCGGCGAGATGA
- a CDS encoding ABC transporter permease gives MSLARLAGSYLAARPLLTLLHVILLALGMATLVFLLLFTSQAQQRLERDAKGIDLVVGAKGSPLQLILSAIYHADIPTGNIRLEDAQALEKNRLVASAVPVSLGDSFRGHRIVGTDGRFFTLYGAKLERGTMFAGEMEAVLGSETARRTGFDVGATFAGAHGLAQASTSEHADHPYKVTGVLAPTGTAVDRLVLTSLESVWEVHGGHGAPAAGREITALLVRYASPIAALQLPRFVNATTSLQAASPAYEAARLMNLVGAGVDTLRVFALVLMAGAALSVFIALTTALEERRQDLALLRVLGARPSALVALVAAEGMTLVVAGAILGLILGHGAAQWFGSLLAGPERWPVTGWAWESGEAWLLLGALLLGAVTCLLPAYLAYRRDPAALLLRR, from the coding sequence ATGAGCCTGGCTCGCCTCGCCGGGTCCTACCTCGCGGCGCGCCCGCTGCTCACGCTGCTGCACGTGATCCTGCTGGCGCTCGGCATGGCGACCTTGGTCTTCCTGCTCCTCTTCACGTCGCAGGCGCAGCAGCGTCTGGAACGCGACGCGAAGGGGATCGACCTCGTCGTGGGCGCGAAGGGCAGCCCGCTGCAGCTCATTCTCTCGGCGATCTACCACGCCGACATTCCCACGGGAAACATCCGGCTGGAGGACGCGCAGGCGCTCGAGAAGAACCGCCTCGTCGCCTCGGCCGTGCCGGTGTCGCTCGGCGACAGCTTCCGCGGCCACCGCATCGTCGGCACCGACGGGCGCTTCTTCACGCTCTACGGCGCGAAGCTCGAGCGCGGGACGATGTTCGCGGGCGAGATGGAGGCGGTCCTCGGTTCCGAGACCGCGCGCCGCACCGGATTCGACGTCGGCGCCACGTTCGCCGGGGCGCACGGCCTCGCGCAGGCCAGCACCTCGGAGCACGCCGACCATCCCTACAAGGTGACGGGGGTGCTCGCGCCCACCGGCACGGCCGTGGATCGCCTGGTGCTCACGTCCCTGGAGAGCGTGTGGGAGGTCCACGGCGGCCACGGCGCACCCGCCGCGGGGCGCGAGATCACGGCGCTGCTGGTGCGTTACGCCTCGCCGATCGCGGCGCTGCAACTGCCGCGCTTCGTGAACGCGACGACGTCGCTGCAGGCCGCCTCGCCCGCCTACGAGGCCGCGCGCCTGATGAACCTCGTGGGTGCGGGCGTGGATACGCTGCGCGTCTTCGCGCTCGTGCTGATGGCGGGCGCGGCGCTGTCGGTCTTCATCGCGCTCACCACCGCGCTCGAGGAGCGCCGGCAGGACCTGGCGCTCCTGCGCGTGCTCGGCGCGCGGCCCTCGGCGCTGGTGGCGCTCGTGGCGGCCGAAGGCATGACGCTCGTGGTGGCCGGCGCTATACTGGGCCTCATCCTGGGTCATGGGGCGGCGCAGTGGTTCGGAAGCCTCCTCGCCGGCCCGGAACGCTGGCCGGTCACCGGATGGGCGTGGGAAAGCGGCGAGGCCTGGCTCCTGCTGGGCGCACTGCTTCTCGGCGCCGTGACCTGCCTCCTGCCCGCGTACCTCGCTTACCGCCGCGATCCGGCGGCCCTGCTGCTCAGAAGATGA
- a CDS encoding CobW family GTP-binding protein: MQPAAEKGLIPVTILTGFLGAGKTTLLNRILTEQHGEKIAVIENEFGESGVDNDILVQDKEEQIIEMNNGCLCCTVRGDLVRILKDLRRKKRGGEVKFDRVIIETTGLANPGPVAQTFFMDEDVHKDYLLDAIITVVDAKHGQQTLDEHDEARAQVGFADRILLSKTDLVAEDETKALMDRLRSMNPRAHQKKVHFGEAPISEILDIRGFNLNAILEVSPEFLTSDHHEHDDDVKSFVWKDPRPLNMEKIETFLSLMVQNYGENLLRYKGVLNVKDEPKKMIFQGVHMLMGGTPGKPWEEGETRESVMVFIGKGIPRKLFEEGLAYCVA, from the coding sequence ATGCAACCCGCTGCCGAAAAAGGCCTCATCCCCGTCACCATCCTCACCGGCTTCCTTGGCGCCGGGAAGACGACGCTCCTCAATCGCATCCTCACCGAGCAGCACGGCGAGAAGATCGCGGTGATCGAAAACGAGTTCGGGGAGTCCGGGGTCGACAACGACATCCTGGTGCAGGACAAGGAAGAGCAGATCATCGAGATGAACAACGGGTGCCTCTGCTGCACGGTGCGCGGCGACCTCGTGAGGATCCTCAAGGACCTGCGGCGCAAGAAGCGCGGCGGCGAGGTGAAGTTCGACCGCGTGATCATCGAGACCACGGGCCTCGCGAACCCGGGCCCGGTCGCGCAGACGTTCTTCATGGACGAGGACGTACACAAGGACTACCTGCTGGACGCCATCATCACCGTGGTGGACGCGAAGCACGGCCAGCAGACGCTGGACGAGCACGACGAGGCGCGCGCCCAGGTGGGCTTCGCCGACCGCATCCTGCTCTCCAAGACCGACCTCGTCGCCGAGGACGAGACGAAGGCGCTGATGGACCGCCTGCGCAGCATGAATCCGCGTGCGCACCAGAAAAAGGTGCACTTCGGCGAGGCGCCGATCAGCGAGATCCTCGACATCCGCGGCTTCAACCTGAACGCGATCCTCGAGGTCTCGCCCGAGTTCCTGACGAGCGACCACCACGAGCACGACGACGACGTGAAGTCCTTCGTGTGGAAGGACCCGCGCCCGCTCAACATGGAGAAGATCGAGACGTTCCTCTCGCTCATGGTGCAGAACTACGGCGAGAACCTGCTGCGCTACAAGGGCGTGTTGAACGTGAAGGACGAGCCCAAGAAGATGATCTTCCAGGGCGTGCACATGCTGATGGGCGGCACGCCGGGCAAGCCGTGGGAAGAAGGCGAGACGCGCGAGAGCGTGATGGTGTTCATCGGCAAGGGCATTCCCAGGAAGCTGTTCGAGGAAGGCCTGGCCTACTGCGTCGCCTAG
- a CDS encoding CobW family GTP-binding protein — MSATTLTPVTVLTGFLGSGKSTLLNRVLHDTRYADTAVIVNEFGDIPIDHALVRRASENVVVLSGGCVCCRVAGDLVQALRDLHFKRAANEIPAFRRAVIETTGLADPAPLLATLVEMPVVAARYALSGVVTTVDGMHGASELDQHPEAVKQAAVADRLVITKADLADDATLDALEARLAALNPAAARIRARSGDVDASWLFDTGLHRHDGSRPDVTGWLGANEWRSFAQPSSRGPHDERIRSFTWTAEAPVSWDALEAALETVLELRGDRILRLKGLVNVGDKGPLVLHAVQHTLYPPAKLPDWPDNDRRTRLVFITRDLERGAIAPILDSFTSTSSAS; from the coding sequence GTGAGCGCCACGACGCTGACGCCGGTCACGGTGCTGACCGGCTTCCTCGGCAGTGGCAAGAGCACGCTGCTGAACCGCGTGCTGCACGACACGCGCTACGCCGACACCGCCGTGATCGTGAACGAGTTCGGCGACATCCCGATCGACCACGCCCTCGTGCGCCGCGCGAGCGAGAACGTCGTCGTGCTCTCGGGCGGGTGCGTGTGTTGCCGCGTGGCGGGCGACCTCGTGCAGGCCCTGCGCGACCTGCACTTCAAGCGCGCGGCCAATGAGATCCCCGCGTTCCGGCGCGCGGTGATCGAGACGACCGGCCTCGCCGACCCGGCGCCGCTGCTCGCGACGCTGGTGGAGATGCCCGTGGTGGCCGCGCGTTACGCCCTCTCCGGCGTGGTGACGACGGTGGATGGCATGCACGGCGCGAGCGAGCTGGATCAGCATCCCGAGGCGGTAAAACAAGCCGCCGTTGCCGATCGCCTCGTCATCACGAAGGCCGATCTCGCCGACGACGCGACCCTCGACGCGCTCGAAGCGAGGCTCGCCGCGCTGAACCCGGCCGCCGCGCGCATCCGCGCCCGCTCGGGCGACGTGGACGCGTCGTGGCTCTTCGACACCGGGCTGCATCGGCACGACGGCTCGCGCCCCGACGTGACGGGCTGGCTGGGCGCGAACGAATGGCGCTCGTTCGCGCAGCCCTCGAGCCGCGGACCGCACGACGAGCGCATCCGCTCGTTCACCTGGACCGCGGAGGCACCGGTCTCCTGGGACGCGCTGGAGGCCGCCCTGGAGACCGTGCTCGAACTACGGGGCGACCGGATCCTGCGCCTGAAAGGCCTTGTGAACGTGGGGGATAAAGGACCCCTCGTGCTGCATGCCGTGCAACACACGCTCTACCCTCCGGCGAAACTCCCCGATTGGCCGGATAATGACCGACGGACGCGCCTGGTCTTCATCACCCGCGACCTTGAACGCGGCGCCATCGCCCCGATTTTGGATTCCTTCACCTCGACTTCCTCCGCGAGCTAG
- a CDS encoding lipid A biosynthesis acyltransferase, with amino-acid sequence MYLLRRLGSWLGVAFLWSLHLLPNRAIAAVGRALGSVLYRFGRGRVTRINLALCFPEMPEAEREKLARAHFRSLGRALAEQSIFWFAPIERAMAMVKVTGGEHFDRLRGQPVIVFAPHFIGLNLGGPKVAYTWPGSASIYSRQKNPVLDRLLYRGRVRFGSPRLLSRQDGMLAIVRTIREGRMFYFLPDMDFGPRDAIFAPFFGVPTATVTALPRLAKLARAHVVPVITRQLEDGYEVIVYPPWENYPTDDVEADVRRMNAFIEERVLEMPEQYFWAHKRFKTRPPGEPNPYQKKK; translated from the coding sequence GTGTACCTGCTCCGAAGACTGGGCTCCTGGCTCGGTGTCGCCTTCCTCTGGTCCCTCCACCTGCTGCCGAATCGCGCGATCGCCGCGGTCGGCCGCGCGCTGGGCTCCGTCCTCTACCGGTTCGGCCGCGGCCGCGTCACGCGCATCAACCTCGCGCTGTGCTTCCCCGAGATGCCCGAGGCGGAGCGCGAGAAGCTCGCGCGCGCGCACTTCCGCTCGCTCGGGCGCGCGCTCGCCGAGCAGAGCATCTTCTGGTTCGCGCCCATCGAGCGCGCCATGGCGATGGTGAAGGTGACGGGCGGCGAGCACTTCGACCGCCTCCGCGGACAGCCCGTCATCGTCTTCGCCCCGCACTTCATCGGGCTGAACCTCGGCGGGCCCAAGGTCGCGTACACGTGGCCGGGGTCGGCCTCGATCTACAGCCGCCAGAAGAACCCGGTGCTCGACCGCCTGCTCTATCGCGGCCGCGTGCGCTTCGGCTCGCCGCGGCTGCTCTCGCGCCAGGACGGCATGCTCGCGATCGTGCGCACGATCCGCGAGGGCCGCATGTTCTATTTCCTGCCCGACATGGACTTCGGCCCGCGCGACGCGATCTTCGCGCCCTTCTTCGGCGTGCCCACGGCGACGGTGACGGCGCTTCCGCGGCTGGCGAAGCTTGCGCGCGCCCACGTCGTGCCCGTGATCACGCGCCAGCTCGAGGACGGATACGAGGTGATCGTCTACCCGCCGTGGGAGAACTATCCGACCGACGACGTCGAGGCCGACGTACGGCGGATGAACGCCTTCATCGAGGAGCGCGTGCTGGAGATGCCCGAGCAATACTTCTGGGCCCACAAGCGCTTCAAGACGCGCCCGCCCGGCGAGCCCAACCCCTACCAGAAGAAGAAATGA
- the hslU gene encoding ATP-dependent protease ATPase subunit HslU, translating to MTPQEIVHELDKYIVGQADAKKAVAVALRNRWRRAQVAEPLRAEITPKNILMIGPTGVGKTEISRRLARLANAPFIKVEATKFTEVGYVGRDVDTIIRDLAEIAVKNLREQEMQKSRPRAEEAAEERVLDALLPGVPANEGNDINSTRQRFRKMLREGKLDDKEIEIELAQGAGGMEILAPPGMEELTQQIQGMFANMGNTRKKRRTLRIREALRLLTDEEAAKFVNEEETRLKAVRSVEEHGIVFLDEIDKIASRGEMQGADVSRQGVQRDLLPLIEGTSVTTKYGMIRTDHILFIASGAFHLARPSDLIPELQGRLPIRVELSSLSVNDFERILTETDACLTRQYQALLATEGVEVEFTREGVRRLAEIAFAVNERTENIGARRLHTVMEKLLEEVSFDSGRSTRKLVVDPAYVDARLGDLAKSEDLARYVL from the coding sequence ATGACGCCGCAGGAGATCGTCCACGAGCTGGACAAGTACATCGTGGGCCAGGCCGACGCCAAGAAAGCGGTCGCCGTGGCGCTTCGCAACCGCTGGCGCCGCGCCCAGGTGGCCGAGCCGCTGCGCGCCGAGATCACGCCCAAGAACATCCTGATGATCGGGCCCACGGGCGTGGGCAAGACGGAGATCTCCCGCCGCCTCGCTCGCCTCGCCAACGCGCCCTTCATCAAGGTCGAGGCCACCAAGTTCACCGAGGTGGGCTACGTGGGCCGCGACGTCGACACGATCATCCGCGACCTGGCCGAGATCGCGGTGAAGAACCTGCGCGAACAGGAGATGCAGAAGTCGCGCCCGCGCGCCGAGGAGGCCGCCGAGGAGCGTGTGCTGGACGCGCTGCTGCCCGGGGTGCCCGCGAACGAAGGCAACGACATCAACTCCACGCGCCAGCGCTTCCGCAAGATGCTGCGCGAGGGGAAGCTCGACGACAAGGAAATCGAGATCGAGCTGGCGCAAGGCGCCGGCGGCATGGAGATCCTGGCTCCCCCGGGCATGGAGGAGCTCACGCAGCAGATCCAGGGCATGTTCGCCAACATGGGCAACACGCGGAAGAAGCGCCGCACGCTTCGCATCCGCGAGGCGCTGCGCCTGCTCACCGACGAAGAGGCCGCCAAGTTCGTGAACGAGGAGGAGACGCGCCTGAAGGCGGTGCGTTCCGTGGAGGAGCACGGCATCGTCTTCCTGGACGAGATCGACAAGATCGCCTCGCGCGGCGAGATGCAGGGCGCCGACGTCTCGCGCCAGGGCGTGCAGCGCGACCTCCTGCCGCTGATCGAGGGCACCTCGGTCACCACCAAGTACGGGATGATCCGCACCGACCACATCCTCTTCATCGCGAGCGGCGCGTTCCATCTCGCGCGCCCGTCGGACCTCATTCCCGAGCTGCAGGGGCGCTTGCCGATCCGGGTCGAGCTCTCCAGCCTCTCGGTGAACGACTTCGAGCGCATCCTCACCGAGACCGATGCCTGCCTCACGCGCCAGTACCAGGCGCTGCTCGCCACCGAAGGCGTGGAGGTCGAGTTCACGCGGGAGGGCGTGCGCAGGCTCGCGGAGATCGCCTTCGCCGTGAACGAGCGCACCGAGAACATCGGAGCCCGCCGCCTGCACACGGTGATGGAGAAGCTGCTCGAGGAAGTGTCGTTCGACTCCGGGCGCAGCACGCGCAAGCTCGTCGTGGACCCGGCGTACGTCGACGCCCGCCTGGGCGATCTCGCGAAGAGCGAGGACCTCGCGCGCTACGTGCTGTAA